GCCGCAGCCCTGATCGCCACCGCTCCGGTTGCGCTCCTGCATCCCCTCGCCGCCGCCCCGGCTGCCGCAGCGGCGCTCTTTGCCATCGCGCTCTACGTGTACGACGTGCTCCAGTGCGTCCCGCCGCGATCCATGCGTCGTGGCACCTGGTCGTTCCGAGCCGGCGTGGCCCTCATGCACGTGCTTCAGCCACTGGTGCGACACTGGGCTCGGCGTCGCCACCGCCATGCCGCGCGCGCCGACCTGCCACCGCGTCTTCATGTCGCCGGGTCGGTCCAGAGGGGACGCGGCGGCACACTCGTGATGCCTGCCGACGGGGCACGACAGGAGTTCGCCCGCCTACTTGTCGAGTCGCTGCGCAGCACCGGAGCGCGGATCGTCGCAGCGACCGCCTGGGAGCCGCGCGACGCACGGATCAGCACGTCCTGGTTCGTGCGCGGAGACCTGCTGACCAGCCTGCACGTCGAGGACTACTTCCAGGTCAGGATCCGTCCGACCCTGCGCTGGACGTGGCTCGCGGTCGCGCTGTGTGCCACTGTGGCAGCGAGCGCGGTTGTCCCGCTCGTAGGTGCGCTGCTCGGCTTGGCCGTGATCGCCGACGCGGTCACGGGACTGCTGCGACTCCGCCGGCTGGTGCCCAGGACGTTACGGATGTGCGCTGATGCCTGACCAGCGCTCTCCCGTCGGAATCTGGGCCATCGCACGCCGATACGTGCCGCGGGCGCTTCCGTACCTACGACCGTACCGTGGCCTGCTGGCCCTGACCGCGCTGCTGACCATGCTGGGCACGGCGATGATGCTGGCCGAACCGTGGCCACTGGCGTTCCTCGTCGACACGGTACTCACGGACGCCGAACCACCTGCACTCATCACGCGCCTCTTCGGCGCGGACAAGACACGGCTGATCCTCGTCGCGGTCGTGGCCGGCTTCGCGATCACGCTTCTGTCCAACGGGTTCCACGTGCTGACTAGCTACGTGCTGGTGCGCCTCGAGCAGCGCATGGTGCTCGACCTGCGCAGCGATCTGTTCGGCCACGTGCAGCGCCTGTCCCTGGCCTTCCACGACGACCAGCGCAAAGGTCGGCTGCTGTTCGCGATCAACGACCAGGCCAGCGCTGTGGGTGACGTGCTCACATCGGTGATACCGCTCACGCAGGCCCTGCTCACCCTGGTGGGCATGCTGGTCATCGCGCTGAAGATCTCGCCCGCCTTGGCCTTGACCGCGCTTTCGGTGACGCCCTTGGTGTACCTCTCGACCGCGCTGTACGGCCGTCGGATCAGCCCATATCTACGGCACGTCCGGGGTCTCGAGGGCCGATCGATGTCGATCGTGCACGAGGCCATGTCGATGATGAAGGTCATCGTGGCATTCGGCCGCGAACGCTACGAGCATCATCGGTTCCGCGAGCAGGGTTCGGAAGCCGTCGACGGGCGCATCCGTGTCACGGTGGCCCAGACTGCGTTCTCCCTGGGCGTCAACGTCATCACCGCGGTCGGCACTGCGCTCGTGCTCGGTGTCGGGGCCCACCAGGTGCTCAGGGGCAATCTGACCGTCGGCGGCCTGCTGGTGGTCGTGTCCTACATCGCCTCGGTGTACAAGCCACTGGAGCAGATCAGCACCACGGTCGCCCAACTCCAGGAGCGACTCATCACGCTCGAGGCGGCGGTGCGGCTGCTGGATCGCGTTCCCGACGTCGCCGACAGCCCCGACGCACAAGAGCTCGAGAAGGTCACGGGGCACGTCGGCTTTCGCGACGTGACCTACGCGTACCAAGGACGCAAGAACGCGCTGGAATCTGTGAACCTCGACGTCGAAGCGGGCCATACGGTCGGCATCGTCGGTCACACCGGTGCCGGCAAGAGCAC
This portion of the Actinomycetota bacterium genome encodes:
- a CDS encoding ATP-binding cassette domain-containing protein — translated: MPDQRSPVGIWAIARRYVPRALPYLRPYRGLLALTALLTMLGTAMMLAEPWPLAFLVDTVLTDAEPPALITRLFGADKTRLILVAVVAGFAITLLSNGFHVLTSYVLVRLEQRMVLDLRSDLFGHVQRLSLAFHDDQRKGRLLFAINDQASAVGDVLTSVIPLTQALLTLVGMLVIALKISPALALTALSVTPLVYLSTALYGRRISPYLRHVRGLEGRSMSIVHEAMSMMKVIVAFGRERYEHHRFREQGSEAVDGRIRVTVAQTAFSLGVNVITAVGTALVLGVGAHQVLRGNLTVGGLLVVVSYIASVYKPLEQISTTVAQLQERLITLEAAVRLLDRVPDVADSPDAQELEKVTGHVGFRDVTYAYQGRKNALESVNLDVEAGHTVGIVGHTGAGKSTLLGLIPRFFDATKGSVEIDGVDVRQLTLESLRRHISIVLQDPLLFRGSIADNIRYGRLDASMDEVVRAAEAANAHEFISALDDGYDTVVGEGGTKLSGGERQRISIARAFLRDAPILLLDEPTSSVDSQTEAVILDALQRLTSGRTTFMVAHRLSTLRRADLIVVLDHGRVVQTGTHAELTVAQGPYRDVYEVQHGLERAAAPVSPVTVVDAVSDSVVRSSNGDGGTPQRRTPKRHRQPPRPVLPNGERNKQRPYPSNGVPKLDLNVASAEDLVCLPGIGPKLAQEIVARREEIGGFTWVRQLLWVRGISEARLEELSPYLAPGPLKPPAAAAGNGTGEPDAGAPG